Genomic DNA from Aminobacterium mobile DSM 12262:
TGTACAACTCCACCGTCGTTACCTCCGCCCATAATCCGCCGCCTTTGCCACGGTATCCCTTTTTCTTCGGCGAGTTTGCAAAGAATTTCGCTTAACTCTACGTCAAAACAACTTGTACTGTCAGCAATAGAGATAGCAGGGCCTCCCCCTAGCGTGGTGGAGTGACGATATGGTTCCACGGTAGGCAAATCAGAGCATACTGTTCCTTCCAAAACAATTCCTATATGAGGCTGAACCCTGTAAGAAGCTGAAAGGGCTCCTCTTTCACCAACCTCTTCCTGTGAAGAAAAGACGCCGTAGATAGGAAAATCCCATTTTTTAGAAGCCATAATATTCATCAAAACAAAGCATCCTGTTCTGTCATCTAGTGCTTTTGCTTTTATCGATGCCCCTCCTAGAGGGCCGAAACACGTCTTAAATGCTATAAAATCACCAACATCTACAATCTGTAGAGTTTCATCCCTGCTTGTGCTCCCAATGTCTATGTAGGATTTTTCGAAAGACTCTCCCATGCGAATAATGCCAGGGATATGGTTTGTTCCAATTACTACGTTTTTAGAATCAATAACGTGTTCGTATACTCCTCCGGAAGGGGAGAAGCCTATCGTTCCATCTTCGTGAATGGTAGTAACGATAAAGCCGACTTCGTCCATATGGGCTACGATCATAACGCGAGGATATGGCATTCCCCCCTGTTGAGAAGTGATGAGACTCCCTAGAGGATCTATGTCTATGCTCTCGACGCTTTCTTTAAGATTCTCTATTATAAATGAGCGTATGTTGTCTTCGTTACCGCATACCCCATTAATGTTTGTGAGTTTTTCAAGCATAATAGGCCTTCTCCTTTATTACCTTGTCGAGAAAGGGTAAAAATGCCTGAATGAGTTTAAGAGCCTTGTCCATATCAGATATAGATACAATTTCTGTGCTCTTTCCGCTATACATAATCGGCAGTTCCAACAAAGCTGATGATATTCCTCCTACCGCTGTTTGTACTGTCCATATGTCGGAGAATCGTCGTTCTCCAGAAGATCGTTTTTGTAAAGGGATACCCTCTGTCTTGGCGGTTTTTCGAAGAGCATTTGTGAGTCCTTTATGGCATGTGGGGCCGAAATAAGAGACAGGCCCTTTCCCTATCTGGAGAGGATTATCAGGGTGTTCGCGGCTTGAGACACATATCCCATCAAGAATAAGCGCTACATGAGGTTGGATTGTGTGAGCTGCGACAAGGGCTCCTTTGAAAGTGTTGTAATATTGAGAGGCAAAGACGATATAAACATCATTTTTCATCTGTGGAAAATCTTGCAGTAGAGCCATGAGGATGGCTGTTCCGCAACGATCTGTGAGAGATTTTCCACAAACTCTATGGTTCAGCAGTTCAGTAAAAGGGCGAGATATAACAGCTGGAATTCCCGGTAGAATCCATTGTGGGAATGGATCTTGTTCCGTAAGCCCCAGATCGATTCGAAGAGTATCTATGCTTAAAGGGGCTTTTTGCTCCTCTGGCCTTAGAATATGAGGAGGTCGAGCACCTATAATGCCGGGGTGAGTATGGACTCCATCTGTAATAGTAACTTCTTGGGCAGCGAGGCTGGATGGAGAAAGAGAGCCAGTTGTTTGAAAAGCCAGAAATTGTCCTTCTCTTTTTGTGACGATCATTCCAGGTTCATCGTAGTGTGTCAACAGCAGTATTTTTTTTGAGTGCTCTTTACCAGGAATAGAAACGTGCAGAGAATTCAAAGCGTCTTTGTATAACTTATAGTTCGATGGGATACGGGTGGAAATAAAAGCTGCGATAGCCTCTTCCATTCCAGTAACGGCAATGCAATTTGAAAGAAGTTGAAGTTCCGTCTTCATGTCCATATTATGTCATCTCCTCAAAAAAGCCGCTGGCGCTCCTCTTGCCAGCGGCTTTTTTATAAAGCATCAATGTACAATTAGTCTTTAAATGTTTCGTGTGTAACTTCAACGAAATCCAACGGACTGAGCCGAACTTTGTGTATGTTTTTCCTCACTGCGTGGAGATTCATGCGAGTATAGAGAGGAAGCCAGGGGATTTCCTGATTAATTATAGTTTGAGCTTTAGCATATGCTTGGCGGCGAACTTCCTGATCTACAGAAGAGAAACCAATCATAATGGCTTCGTCTACTTCTTTGTTGGCATATAGAGCTCTATTGGCTCCTTCTGGTACCCACTGATCTGACATAGCAAGGGGGCGATAGACCCAGTCAGCATCACCAGTGGATGGAGACCAGCCGTAAAAACTGATTTGAGTAGTGTTTTCTTCCACAGGTTTGCGAGTTTCGGCGAGGAATGCACCCCAATCCATAACAACCATCTTGGCTCCGATGCCAATTTGAGACAGATAGGCCTGAACAGCTTCTGGAACTTTCAGAGCGGGAGTGTTCCGCCCATGGGTAAGAAGCTTTATTTCCAAGGGTTTCCCGTCTTTATCGAGGACCCCGTCTCCGTTGTCATCTTTCCATCCGGCTTCAGCGAGGAGAACTTTGGCTTTTTCGGGATCATAGGAGAGGGCTTCTACTTCCGAATATCCATTGACTAAAGGAGCGACCATGGAATCTACAGGTGTGGCGAATCCCATAAGGATATTTTTGCAGATAGCCTCTCGGTCAATAGCCATGAAAATAGCCTGTCGAACGTGTACGTTCTTCAAAAATTCATCTTGACAGTTGAGGGTGAGGAATTGCACCACTACAGAGGGTTCTACTCTCATATCTACATCCTTGTTGCTTTTTAGGCGTTCCACATCCTGAGGAGGTACTTGTTCTGCAACATCAATTTCACCAGTTTCGATCATCATGCCTCGGGCAGAATCTTCTGGGATGGTTTTAAAGATTGCTTTGGCCAGCTTGGGTTTGCCACCCCAATATTTATCGAAAGCTTTCAGGGCGATATAGTCTCCCTGCATCCATTCATCAAGCATGAAAGGGCCTGTGCCTGAGGGGTTCCGAACAAAGTCTGTCCCCTCATCTATGCCTTTAGGATCAAGAATAAGTCCTGCGGTGTGGGCAAGAATATTAAGAAAGGCTCCAAAAGATGTTTTAAGTTTAAAAACGACGGTGTATTCATCTTTTACTTCAACAGATTCAACGATGGGAGTGTAGAGGGAAGAACGTTTATATTTGCCAGATAAGATTCGATCAAAGTTTTTCTTCACGGCTTCCGCATTGAAGGGAGATCCACTGTGAAATGTAACGCCTTCTCTGAGATGGAATGCCCACGT
This window encodes:
- a CDS encoding M42 family metallopeptidase codes for the protein MLEKLTNINGVCGNEDNIRSFIIENLKESVESIDIDPLGSLITSQQGGMPYPRVMIVAHMDEVGFIVTTIHEDGTIGFSPSGGVYEHVIDSKNVVIGTNHIPGIIRMGESFEKSYIDIGSTSRDETLQIVDVGDFIAFKTCFGPLGGASIKAKALDDRTGCFVLMNIMASKKWDFPIYGVFSSQEEVGERGALSASYRVQPHIGIVLEGTVCSDLPTVEPYRHSTTLGGGPAISIADSTSCFDVELSEILCKLAEEKGIPWQRRRIMGGGNDGGVVHLSGSGARTVTISVPCRYIHSSVSVANLEDVQNTIHLVETFLSWLNKGDLSK
- a CDS encoding glutathione ABC transporter substrate-binding protein, producing MSSSGKRVVVLFLSVLLVVFCFAGLATASNKDTLIIGKGTEALGMDPQDLTDTPSEEVCHSIYEGLVAFDEKMKIEPRLATNWDISEDGKTWAFHLREGVTFHSGSPFNAEAVKKNFDRILSGKYKRSSLYTPIVESVEVKDEYTVVFKLKTSFGAFLNILAHTAGLILDPKGIDEGTDFVRNPSGTGPFMLDEWMQGDYIALKAFDKYWGGKPKLAKAIFKTIPEDSARGMMIETGEIDVAEQVPPQDVERLKSNKDVDMRVEPSVVVQFLTLNCQDEFLKNVHVRQAIFMAIDREAICKNILMGFATPVDSMVAPLVNGYSEVEALSYDPEKAKVLLAEAGWKDDNGDGVLDKDGKPLEIKLLTHGRNTPALKVPEAVQAYLSQIGIGAKMVVMDWGAFLAETRKPVEENTTQISFYGWSPSTGDADWVYRPLAMSDQWVPEGANRALYANKEVDEAIMIGFSSVDQEVRRQAYAKAQTIINQEIPWLPLYTRMNLHAVRKNIHKVRLSPLDFVEVTHETFKD